CCCTCGGGGGTGGGCGCTCCGAGGGGCCGCTTCCTGCAAGACGGCGAGGTCATCGTCAGCGGAGCCGAGGTGATCGGCGAGCTGCGCAACCGCTGCGTCGCGCGGTGACGCCTAGCCGGCCGCTACGCTCTCGGTGACAGGAAGAAGGGGAGTATCCCCGGCACCTCGGTGCTGTGCCTGCCTCGTCATCACGGCCGCCAGCGGCTCGGGGCAGCGGATCGCTTCGGCGGTCGGGAGAGACCTTCGGTCCCACCCCCGACCGAAGGCAACCACGTGACGAACCTGACCGCATCCGCTGCGCGGACCCCCGGCGACGCACCCCACGCCGAGGATGCCGCCACGATCCTCGCCCGACTCGGCGTGAAGGCCGACGTCGGTTTGTCGAGCGTGGAGGCGGTGGCCCGCCTCGCTCGCAGCGGGCCCAACCGCCTCCCCGAGGCAGTGCCGGTGCCGGCCTGGCGGCGGCTGGCGGCTCAGCTTCGTGACCTCCTTACCCTCATCCTGGTCGCGGCCGCGGTCATCAGCTTCCTGGTCTCGGGGGAGCTGAAGACACCGGTGGTGGTCCTCGTCGTCGTAGCCGTCAACGCCGTGATCGGCTTCGTGCAGGAGAACCGGGCCGAGGCATCGCTCGCAGCGCTACGGACCATGTTGGTGGCCACCGCACGCGTCCGCCGCGACGGGCAGGAGCACGCCGTGGCGGCCGAGGAGCTGGTGGTGGGCGACGTCGTGGTCGTGGAGGCCGGTGACCGGATCCCCGCCGACGGCCGCCTGCTGGTCGCCCACCAGCTCGAGGTCGAGGAGGCGGCTCTCACCGGCGAGAGCGTCCCCTCGGCCAAGTCGACCTCACCCGTCGCGGGAGACCGCGTGGGGTTGGGCGACCGACGGAACATGGCATACATGAACACCACCGTCACCCGGGGGCGGGGTGAGATGGTGGTCACGGCCACGGCGCTGGACACCGAGATCGGCCACATCGCCGACCTGCTGCGCGGCACTGCGGACGAGCTGACGCCGTTGCAGCACCAGCTCCACGGCCTGGCGCGCAGCCTGGCCGGCCTCGCCGGCGTGATCGTCGCCCTCGTGGTGGGCATCGGCCTGCTCCGGGGGCAGACCGTGGAGGACCTCCTGCTCACCGCCGTGGCCCTGGCCGTGGCGTCGATCCCCGAGGGCCTCCCTGCGGTGACGGCGGTGACCCTCGCCATCGGCGTGTCCACCATGGCGAAGCGCAACGCCATCGTGAAGCGGTTGGCGGGGGTGGAGACCCTCGGGTGCACGAGCGTGATCTGCACCGACAAGACGGGCACCCTCACCCTCAACCAGATGACCGCCCGCCAGCTCGTGTTGCAGGATCGCTCGTTGGCCGTCTCGGGGGAGGGCTACGCGCCGGTCGGCGCCATCGACGGCGCCGACGACCTGGCCGAGGGGATCCTGGAGCGGGCGCTGGCACCCATGGCGCTGTGCAGCCAGTCGAGCGTCCGGCGCAGCGACGACAGCGGGTGGGCCCTGGTCGGCGACCCCACCGACGGTGCCCTGGTGGTGCTCGCTTCCAAGGGTGGCCTCGACGTCGCTGCCATGCGAGCGGCCCACCCCCGCCTGGCGGAGGTCCCGTTCGACTCGAGCCACAAGCTGGCGGCCAGCGTCCACGAGTGGCCGCTCCCCGGCGGGGGGAGGTCGATCCGCCTGCTGGTCGAGGGCGCCCCCGACCAGCTGCTCGCCCGCGCCACCCACGCCATCGGGCCCGGCGGCTTCCCCATCCCCATCGCCGAGGCGCTCGACCGGCTCGAGGCCCACAACGAGCGCGTGGCCGGCCAGGGCCTACGGGTGCTGGCGGTCGCCGACCGCGAGCTGGCCGAAGGGTGGCGAGCCGAGGCGGAGGACGACCCCCTCGCCATCGTGCACGACCTCACCGTGGTCGCCCTGGTCGGCATCCTCGACCCGCCCCGCCCCCAGGTCCGCTCGGCGATCGCCACGGCGAGGAGGGCCGGGGTGAGGGTCACCATGATCACCGGTGACCACGCCGCCACCGCCATCGCCATCGGGCGGGAGCTCGGGCTCGCCGACGAGATCGGCCGGGTGACGGCGATGACCGGCGCGGAGATCGATGCCATGACCGACGCCGAGCTCGCCGACGCCCTGCCGGGCACCTCGGTGTTCGCCCGGGTGTCGCCCGAGCACAAGCTGCGGCTGGTCGCCGCTCTCCAGGCTCAGGGCCACGTGGTGGCCATGACCGGCGACGGCGTCAACGACGCTCCGGCGCTGAAGCGGGCCGACATCGGCATCGCAATGGGCATCACCGGCACCGAGGTCACCAAGGAGGCCGCCACCATGGTCCTCACCGACGACGACTTCGCCACCATCGTCCAGGCCGTCCAGCACGGTCGGGGGATCTACGACAACATCGTCAAGTTCGTCCGCTTCCAGCTGAGCACCACGCTCGGCTTCGCCGCCCTCTTCCTCGGGTCGTCGGTGCTCGGCTTGGCCGGTGGCAAGCCGTTCGGCGCCATCTCGATCCTCTGGGTCAACATCATCATGGACGGCCCCCCGGCCATGGCCCTCGGGCTCGACCCCGTGGACCACGACGTGATGGAGCGCCAGCCCCGACCGCGAGCCGAGCGCATCCTGACCAGGGGCCGGTGGGTGACCATCGGGCTGTCGGCGGCGGTGATGGCCGCTGGCACCCTGACCGTCCTCGCCCTCGCGCCGGGCGAGGCCGCCCGGGCGGGCGTTCCCACGGCGGCGGGGACGATGGCGTTCAACACCTTCGTGCTGTTCCAGTTCTTCAACATCCTCAACGCCCGCAGCGACCGACTGAGCGTGTTCCGCCGCCAGACACTCACCAACGCCAAGCTGTGGTGGGCGCTCGGCGCCGTCGCCGCCCTCCAGGTGGGCACCACCCACCTCGGTGCCATGCGGGCCCTCTTCGACACCACCACCATCACCTCCGGCCAGTGGTTGGCCTGCGTCGCGGTGGCGTCGAGCGTGGTGTGGGTGGAGGAGGCGAGGAAGCTCGCCCTGCGCCTGCTCGCCGACCACCGATTGATCCGGCGAGCCTGCCAGTCCTAGCCTGACGCCGGCCGATGGCTGTTGAACCTCCAAGTACGCGCACCGCTCCCCGGCGATCCCCACCTCGGCACGGGCGCGCTCCTCCTCGGCCCTCCGACCACTCGTGACGTGGGCGCGCACCCGGCGCGCCCCGAGAGCAGGAGGAGCGTCCCTTGGATGGAGTGGGCCCCCAGTTGGGACTGGTGGTGGTGCTGGTGCTCATCAACGCGGTCTTCGCCGGCAGCGAGATCGCCCTGATCAGCCTGCGCGAGTCGCGCCTGGCGCGGCTCGCGGAGGCGAGCGAGACCGGCCGGCGCCTGGCGGCGTTGGCGCGCGACCCGAACCGCTTCCTGGCGACCATCCAGATCGGCATCACCCTGGCCGGGTTCCTCGCCTCGGCCACGGCGGCCGTGGCCCTGGCCGAGCCGCTCGATGAGGTGCTCGGCTTCCTCGGACGGGCATCCCGACCGGTGTCGATCGTGGCGGTCACCGCCGTGCTCACCTTCGTGACCCTCGTGGTCGGCGAGCTGGCCCCCAAGCGGATCGCCATGCAGCGGGCCGAGCGTTGGGCACTGCTCGCCACCCGACCCCTCGGTGCCCTGTCGTCCCTGGCCCGACCGTTGGTGTGGTTCCTCGGCAAGGCCACGGACGTGGTGGTCCGGCTCCTCGGCGGCGACCCGGACGCCCGGATCGAGGAGATGACCGAAGAGGAGCTGCGCGACGTGCTGGCCTCCCAGCGACGGTTCACGCCCCTGCAGCACCTCATCATCGACGGCACCTTCGAGGCGGCCGAGCGCACCTTGAGGGAGGTGGTCGTCCCCCGACCCCAGGTGCTCACCCTCCCGAGCGATGCGTCCCGGGACGAAGCCGTCAGGCTCTTGGTGGAACGCGGCCACTCGCGGGCACCGGTGGTCGATGGCGACCTTGACCGGACGCTCGGCGTGGTCCACCTGCGCGACCTGATCGGGGCGAGCGACGGAGGCGACGTCGCCGGGGTGGCCAGCCCCGTGATGGTGCTCCCCGAGACGGTTGGAGTCCTCGACGCCCTGCGCGACATGCAGATCGCCCGCCAGCACCTCGCCCTCGTCATCAACGAGCACGGCGGCGCCGAGGGGATCGTCACCCTGGAGGACCTCGTCGAGGAGCTCACCGGTGAGATCTACGACGAGCACGACCGCGATGTCACCAGTGTCCGCCACCTCCCCGACGGCACCATGGTGCTGGCCGGCTCGTTCCCCGTCCACGACCTCGTCGACATCGGCGTCGAGCTCGACACCGATGGCGACTACACCACCGTCGCCGGCCTCATCCTCCACCACCTCGGCCGGATCCCCGAGGCGCCGGGCGACATCGTGGTCGTCGACGGCTGGCGGCTCGAGGTCAACGGGATCGCCCACCACGCCATCACCGAGGTGACGCTGCGCGCGGTTCCGGCGCCGGCGCCGGACGACGGCTGACCCACGGGTAGGTGGCCATCGACCTGCGAGTGCGCGAGGGGGGACTTGAACCCCCACACCCTTTCGGGCACAGGAACCTGAATCCTGCGCGTCTGCCAATTCCGCCACTCGCGCGAGTGAAGCCCGGAGAGGCTACCGCACGCGGGCCGAGGTGCGATCTAGGGGGCCTGAGTAGAGTTGCGGCCGCATGGGCCTCAAGGGATTCGAACGGCGCCTCGAGCGCCTGGTGGAAGGCGTCTTCGCCCGAGCCTTCAAGTCGTCGCTGCGGCCGGTCGAGCTCGGCCGGCGCCTCGTCCGGGAGATGGACGACCAGCGAACGGTCAACGTCCGGGGCGAGGTCGCAGCCCCCAACGACTTCACCGTGACGCTTGGCCCCGAGGACCACGAGCAGTTCGCCGAGATCGAGGAGAGCCTCACCCGCGAGCTCGGCGACGCCGCCCGGGCCCACGCCCGCGAGGAGGGCTACACGTTCATGGGGCCGGTCGAGGTGCTCCTCCGCCTCGACCAGGAGCTGGGCACCGGGTCGTTCGGGCTCTCCGCCCGCTTCAAGGAGGGCCCCGGGGGCACCGGCGGCGGGACCGTGGTGCTGCCCGACGACTCCCGGGTCTCGCTCGGCGACACCGTGGCGATCATCGGGCGGGCGCCCGGCTCCACCATCCAGCTCTCCGACTCCAGCGTCAGCCGCAAGCACGCCGAGATCCGCCCGGTGGGCGACGGCTGGCAGGTGGTCGACCTCGGCTCCACCAACGGCACCCGCGTCAACGGCGCCACGGTGAGCGAGCGGCGCCTGAAGGACGGCGACACCCTCACCGTCGGCGACGCCAAGCTCCGCTTCGAAGCAGGCTGACCCTTGCCCGAGCCCCTGCTGGCCGTCCTCAAGCTGTGCGCCCTCGCCCTGCTCTACCTCTTCTTCTTCCGCGTGCTCCGGGCGGTGTGGGCCGAGGTGAACGGGCCCAAGGTCGCCGCCGTCCCCGCGGGCCGGGCCGCCCGCGGAGGCCGTCCACCGCGGCGCGAGCGCCGAGTCACCCCCCGGGGGCGGGCCGAGCGGCTGGTGGTGGTGGAGCCCAAGGACCAGAAGGGCAGGTCCTACGACCTCGGAGACGAGCTCACGGTGGGCCGCGCTGCCGGCTGCCAGGTGACCCTCGAGGACAGCTACGTCTCCCAGCTCCACGCCCGGGTGTTCGCCCGCGACGGCACCCTCTTCGTGGAGGACCTCGGCTCGACCAACGGCACGTACCTCAACAACGCCAAGGTGTCGGCGCCGGTGGCCATGAAGCGCGGCGACCACCTCAAGATCGGCTCCACCGTGATGGAGGTCGGCGGGTGATGGGCCGATGACCACGCTGCGGTGGGGCTCGGCCTCCGAAACCGGCCGGGTCCGAACCATCAACCAGGACTCCTCGCTCGAGGCCGACCCGATCTTCGCGGTGGCCGACGGGATGGGCGGCCACGCCGGGGGCGAGGTCGCCAGCAAGGTGGCGTTGGAGGCGCTTCGGGCCGGCGCCGCCCCCACCCACGACGGGTTGGTGGAGGGCATCCGCCTGGCCAACCGGGCCGTGATCGACCGGGCCGAGGACGACCCCGAGCTGCGGGGCATGGGCACCACCCTGTGCGCCATCGCCCTGGTGGGTCCTGACGGCGACGACGACGAGAACGGCGACGAGCGCATCGTGGTCGCCAACGTGGGCGACTCGCGCGTCTACCTGCTCCAGGGCGGAGAGCTCCTCCAGGTCACCGAGGACCACAGCCTGGTGGAGGAGATGGTCCGCCAGGGGCGCCTCTCCCCCGACGAGGCCCGCATCCACCCGCAGAAGAACATCGTCACCCGGGTCCTCGGCAACGAGGACGACATCGAGGTCGACTCCTGGGAGATCACCCCCCACCGCGGTGACCGCTACCTCCTCTGCTCCGACGGGCTCACCGGGGAGCTCGACGACGACCTCACCGCGGCCGTGCTGCGCCGACTCGCCGACCCCGGAGAGGCCGCCCGCGAGCTGGTGCGATTGGCGGTGGAGGCCGGCGGGCGCGACAACGTGACCGTGGTCGTCGTCGATGTCGTCGACGACGGCGGCAGGGCCGAGGCGGCATCCGCCGCGGTGGCGGGGGGCACCGCCGACTCGCCCACCGTCCGGCGCCGAGGGGGCACCGCGATGGCCGCAGCCGACCTCGCCAACCTCCAGGGAAGCGACGGCGGCGCCGTGCCCACCACGGCCACCGACGCAACCGGCGGCGACGCTCCGTCGCGGTTCACCTGGCGCTCGGCGCTTTTCCTGCTGGCCGTGGTGGCCGTGGTGGCAGGTGCGGTCGGGTCAGTGGCGTGGTTCGCGCGGAGCACCTACCACGTGCGCATCGTGGACGACGAGGTCGTGATCCTCCAGGGCCGCCCGGGAGGCGTGCTGTGGATCCAGCCGACGGTGGTCGAGCCCACCGGCTTCCCGGCCGACGACGTGCCCCCCGCCCGCCGCCACGAGCTCGAGGCCGGCAAGGAGCAGCCGTCGCTCGCCGCCGCCCGCCGCTACGTCGACAACCTCGAGGACCAGGCTCGCTCGATCACCACCACCACCACCTCCACCACGACCACGACGACGACGACGACCGAGGCCACCACGACCACCGGGGCCGCCCCGTGATGCGGACCGTGCGCCGCAACACCGAGCTCGGCCTCATCCTCCTCGGCGCCCTCATCACCTCCAGCCTCTACGTCCTCGCCTCGCTCGGCTCCACCGCCTCGATCCCGGTCGACATCGTGCCCTTCCTCGTGGTGGTGCTCGGCCTCCTCGGCGTCGCCCACGTCGTCACACGCCGCCTGGCTCCCGCCGCCGACGGGATGCTCCTCCCCCTCGCCGGCCTCCTCAACGGCATCGGCTACGTGTTCATCGCCCGCCTCAACGAGGACCTCGCGGCCCTCCAGGCGACCTGGGTCGCCGTGGGCATCGGCGCCTACGTGGGGACCCTGGTGGTGGTCCGGCGCACGCGCGACCTCGAGCGCTACCGCTACACGTTCATGCTCGTCGGCATCGTGTTGCTCCTGCTGCCGCTGGTCCCTGGCATCGGCCGAACCGTCCAGGGCGCCCGCATCTGGGTCGGCATCGGCCCGATCAGCTTCCAACCCGGGGAGTTCGCCAAGATCATCCTGGCGATCTTCTTCGCCTCGTACCTGGTGGAGAAGCGCGAGCTGCTCAGCATGGCCACCCACCGGTTCGGCCCCCTGATGCTGCCCGACCTCAAGCACTTCGGGCCCGTGCTCCTGGCGTGGGGTGCCTCGCTGCTGGTGATGACCGCCCAGCGCGACCTCGGCTCGTCGCTGCTGTTCTTCTCGCTCTTCGTCGTCATGCTCTGGATCGCCACCGAGCGGGCCTCGTACATGGCGGTGAGCGCCGCGCTGTTCTCGATGGGCGCCTTCGTGGCCTGGCACCTCTTCGCCCACGTGCGGGTCCGCACCGGCATCTGGATCGACCCCTGGACCGACATCTCCGGGCAGGGCTTCCAGGTCGTGCAGGCCACCTTCGCCCTCGCCTGGGGTGGCATCGCCGGCACCGGGCCGGGCCTCGGCAACCCCGACCGCATCCCGGCGGTCACCACCGACTTCATCTTCGCCGCCATCGGCGAGGAGCTCGGCCTGCTCGGCGCCACCGCCGTCCTGGCCGCCTTCCTCCTCATGGTCGGGGCAGGCCTGCGCATCGCCATGCGCGCCGACACCCCCTTCGACAAGCTGCTGGCCGCCGGGCTCACCGGGATCCTCGGGCTGCAGAGCTTCATCATCATCGGCGGGGTCATCCGCCTGGTGCCCCTCACCGGCATCACCCTGCCGTTCGTCTCCTACGGCGGCTCCTCCCTGGTCGCCAACTACGTGCTGCTGGCGCTGCTCATGCGCATCTCCGACGCCACCACGGTGACGCGGTGAACCGCCAGATCCGCCGGCTCGGCATCGGCTTGCTGGTGCTCTACGCCGCTCTGTTCGTCCAGCTCAACATCGTCCAGGTGCTGCGAGCCGACGAGTACAACGACCACCCCAACAACAACCGGGCGGTGGTGCGCGACTACAGCCGGCCCCGCGGCCAGATCCTCGCCGCCGACGGTTCCGTGCTGGCCCGGTCGGTGCCGGTGGACGGGCGCATCGGCCGCCAGCGGGAGTACCCCACCGGTGACCTCTTCGGCCAGATCACCGGCTACTTCTCCTTCGCCACCGGCTCCGACGGGGTGGAGCGCACCTACAACGACGCCCTGGCCGGTCGCGAGGCGGCCACGACGGTCCGCGGCGTCCTCGACCTCCTCCTCGACCCCGAGCGCACCGCGGACGTGACCCTCACCATCCCGCCCATCGTCCAGCAGGCGGCACGGGACCAGCTCGGCGAGCGTCGCGGCTCGGTCGTGGCCATCGACCCGCGCAACGGCTCGATCCTGGCCCTGTGGAGCTTCCCGAGCTACGACCCCGGGCCCCTCTCGCAGGTCGACCTCTCGGCGGCCCGTGAGACACGACGCGCCGCGCTCGAGGAGCCCGCCAACCCTCTCCTCCCGCGCAGCTACCGGGAGACGTTCTTCCCGGGCTCCACCTTCAAGGTCGTCACCGCCGCCACGGGCCTGGCAGGAGGGCAGCTCTCGCTCGACGAGCCGGAGTTCCCGGCCGAGTCGGAGTTCACCCCGCCCCTGACGACCCGCCCGGTGCGCAACTTCGGCGGCAGCACCTGCGGGGGCACCCTCGTCGACATCATGCGGGTCTCGTGCAACACCGCCTTCGCCCGACTCGGCGTCGAGATCGGCGGTGGCGCCCTCGTCTCCGGCGCCGAGGCGTTCGGCTTCAACGACACCCCCCCGATCGACCTGCCGAGCGTGGCCCGCTCCCGGATCGGCGGAGAGGACTTCGACAAGGACACCCCCGTGGTGGCCCAGACCGCCATCGGCCAGAACGCCGTGCGCTCGACCCCGCTCCAGATGGCGCTCGTCGCCGCCGCCGTGGCGAACGGCGGGTCGATCATGGAGCCGCACGTCATGGCCGAGATCCGCGACTCGGAGGGCGACGTCCTCCGGCGCTTCCAGCCCCGGGAGTGGCGCCGGGCGCTGTCGACCGAGGACGCCGCCCTGCTGCGCGACGCCATGGTGGCCGTCGTCGAGGACGGCACCGCTGGGGGGCTGCGCATCCCTGGTGTCCCCACCGCCGGCAAGACCGGCACCGCCCAGCTGGGGTCCGATCCACCCGCCTCCCATGCCTGGATC
The sequence above is a segment of the Acidimicrobiales bacterium genome. Coding sequences within it:
- a CDS encoding cation-transporting P-type ATPase — its product is MTNLTASAARTPGDAPHAEDAATILARLGVKADVGLSSVEAVARLARSGPNRLPEAVPVPAWRRLAAQLRDLLTLILVAAAVISFLVSGELKTPVVVLVVVAVNAVIGFVQENRAEASLAALRTMLVATARVRRDGQEHAVAAEELVVGDVVVVEAGDRIPADGRLLVAHQLEVEEAALTGESVPSAKSTSPVAGDRVGLGDRRNMAYMNTTVTRGRGEMVVTATALDTEIGHIADLLRGTADELTPLQHQLHGLARSLAGLAGVIVALVVGIGLLRGQTVEDLLLTAVALAVASIPEGLPAVTAVTLAIGVSTMAKRNAIVKRLAGVETLGCTSVICTDKTGTLTLNQMTARQLVLQDRSLAVSGEGYAPVGAIDGADDLAEGILERALAPMALCSQSSVRRSDDSGWALVGDPTDGALVVLASKGGLDVAAMRAAHPRLAEVPFDSSHKLAASVHEWPLPGGGRSIRLLVEGAPDQLLARATHAIGPGGFPIPIAEALDRLEAHNERVAGQGLRVLAVADRELAEGWRAEAEDDPLAIVHDLTVVALVGILDPPRPQVRSAIATARRAGVRVTMITGDHAATAIAIGRELGLADEIGRVTAMTGAEIDAMTDAELADALPGTSVFARVSPEHKLRLVAALQAQGHVVAMTGDGVNDAPALKRADIGIAMGITGTEVTKEAATMVLTDDDFATIVQAVQHGRGIYDNIVKFVRFQLSTTLGFAALFLGSSVLGLAGGKPFGAISILWVNIIMDGPPAMALGLDPVDHDVMERQPRPRAERILTRGRWVTIGLSAAVMAAGTLTVLALAPGEAARAGVPTAAGTMAFNTFVLFQFFNILNARSDRLSVFRRQTLTNAKLWWALGAVAALQVGTTHLGAMRALFDTTTITSGQWLACVAVASSVVWVEEARKLALRLLADHRLIRRACQS
- a CDS encoding hemolysin family protein, giving the protein MGPQLGLVVVLVLINAVFAGSEIALISLRESRLARLAEASETGRRLAALARDPNRFLATIQIGITLAGFLASATAAVALAEPLDEVLGFLGRASRPVSIVAVTAVLTFVTLVVGELAPKRIAMQRAERWALLATRPLGALSSLARPLVWFLGKATDVVVRLLGGDPDARIEEMTEEELRDVLASQRRFTPLQHLIIDGTFEAAERTLREVVVPRPQVLTLPSDASRDEAVRLLVERGHSRAPVVDGDLDRTLGVVHLRDLIGASDGGDVAGVASPVMVLPETVGVLDALRDMQIARQHLALVINEHGGAEGIVTLEDLVEELTGEIYDEHDRDVTSVRHLPDGTMVLAGSFPVHDLVDIGVELDTDGDYTTVAGLILHHLGRIPEAPGDIVVVDGWRLEVNGIAHHAITEVTLRAVPAPAPDDG
- a CDS encoding DUF3662 and FHA domain-containing protein encodes the protein MGLKGFERRLERLVEGVFARAFKSSLRPVELGRRLVREMDDQRTVNVRGEVAAPNDFTVTLGPEDHEQFAEIEESLTRELGDAARAHAREEGYTFMGPVEVLLRLDQELGTGSFGLSARFKEGPGGTGGGTVVLPDDSRVSLGDTVAIIGRAPGSTIQLSDSSVSRKHAEIRPVGDGWQVVDLGSTNGTRVNGATVSERRLKDGDTLTVGDAKLRFEAG
- a CDS encoding FHA domain-containing protein, whose translation is MPEPLLAVLKLCALALLYLFFFRVLRAVWAEVNGPKVAAVPAGRAARGGRPPRRERRVTPRGRAERLVVVEPKDQKGRSYDLGDELTVGRAAGCQVTLEDSYVSQLHARVFARDGTLFVEDLGSTNGTYLNNAKVSAPVAMKRGDHLKIGSTVMEVGG
- a CDS encoding PP2C family serine/threonine-protein phosphatase, producing MTTLRWGSASETGRVRTINQDSSLEADPIFAVADGMGGHAGGEVASKVALEALRAGAAPTHDGLVEGIRLANRAVIDRAEDDPELRGMGTTLCAIALVGPDGDDDENGDERIVVANVGDSRVYLLQGGELLQVTEDHSLVEEMVRQGRLSPDEARIHPQKNIVTRVLGNEDDIEVDSWEITPHRGDRYLLCSDGLTGELDDDLTAAVLRRLADPGEAARELVRLAVEAGGRDNVTVVVVDVVDDGGRAEAASAAVAGGTADSPTVRRRGGTAMAAADLANLQGSDGGAVPTTATDATGGDAPSRFTWRSALFLLAVVAVVAGAVGSVAWFARSTYHVRIVDDEVVILQGRPGGVLWIQPTVVEPTGFPADDVPPARRHELEAGKEQPSLAAARRYVDNLEDQARSITTTTTSTTTTTTTTTEATTTTGAAP
- a CDS encoding FtsW/RodA/SpoVE family cell cycle protein — protein: MRRNTELGLILLGALITSSLYVLASLGSTASIPVDIVPFLVVVLGLLGVAHVVTRRLAPAADGMLLPLAGLLNGIGYVFIARLNEDLAALQATWVAVGIGAYVGTLVVVRRTRDLERYRYTFMLVGIVLLLLPLVPGIGRTVQGARIWVGIGPISFQPGEFAKIILAIFFASYLVEKRELLSMATHRFGPLMLPDLKHFGPVLLAWGASLLVMTAQRDLGSSLLFFSLFVVMLWIATERASYMAVSAALFSMGAFVAWHLFAHVRVRTGIWIDPWTDISGQGFQVVQATFALAWGGIAGTGPGLGNPDRIPAVTTDFIFAAIGEELGLLGATAVLAAFLLMVGAGLRIAMRADTPFDKLLAAGLTGILGLQSFIIIGGVIRLVPLTGITLPFVSYGGSSLVANYVLLALLMRISDATTVTR
- a CDS encoding penicillin-binding protein 2, yielding MNRQIRRLGIGLLVLYAALFVQLNIVQVLRADEYNDHPNNNRAVVRDYSRPRGQILAADGSVLARSVPVDGRIGRQREYPTGDLFGQITGYFSFATGSDGVERTYNDALAGREAATTVRGVLDLLLDPERTADVTLTIPPIVQQAARDQLGERRGSVVAIDPRNGSILALWSFPSYDPGPLSQVDLSAARETRRAALEEPANPLLPRSYRETFFPGSTFKVVTAATGLAGGQLSLDEPEFPAESEFTPPLTTRPVRNFGGSTCGGTLVDIMRVSCNTAFARLGVEIGGGALVSGAEAFGFNDTPPIDLPSVARSRIGGEDFDKDTPVVAQTAIGQNAVRSTPLQMALVAAAVANGGSIMEPHVMAEIRDSEGDVLRRFQPREWRRALSTEDAALLRDAMVAVVEDGTAGGLRIPGVPTAGKTGTAQLGSDPPASHAWIIGFAPADAPRVAVAVIVEGQPGASEQTGGRVAAPIARAVLEAALAVTG